In the genome of Bacteroidales bacterium, the window TATGTATGATTTTACATCATACTAATAATTGCAAAGTTAAAGAAAATATTACAAATTATCAAATGGACTTTTAATTTTTTGTAAACGTTTTTCAGATACGTGGGTGTATATCTCAGTAGTCTTTGAACTTTTATGACCTAAAAGCTCTTGGATAAAGCGTAAATCAGTCCCTGATTCAAGCAAGTGTGTTGCATAGCTGTGTCGAAGCCAATGCAAGGTTACGGGTTTTCTAATGTTACTTTTCGAAAGAGCCTGTTTTAATACGCTTTGCAGACTTTGTTCCGAATATTGATCGCCCTCTTTCTGCCCCTCAAACAACCATATTTTAGGCCGATACATTTTATAGTATTCCCGAAGCATTTCTATAGTTTTGTCCGAAATAGGTACCTGCCTATCTTTATATCCTTTTGAATTCCGAATAATAAGCATATGACGTTTAGAGTCCACATCGCCAATTTTTAAGTTCAAAAGCTCGCTGCGTCTTAGTCCACATGCATATATCAGGCTCAGCATGGTGCGATGCTTTATGTTTGCCGGGGCTTGGAGTATGGCTTTTACCTCCTCTTTGCTCAGCACATTGGGTAATTTGTGTTCGCGACGTGGGCGTTGCAACTTCTCAACCTCTATTTTGCTTTGGCGTATTTCCCTAAAGTAAAGTTTTAGTGTATTAACTACCTGGTTTTGACACGAGAAGCTATAGTTGTGCTTTAGTATATACTGGTTTACAAATAAAACAACATCGTCGTTGGTCAATTCTAAAACAGGCTTATAGTCGAAATAATTGAGAAAAACATCCAAAGCATCAGTATAGGTTTTGATTGTATTGGGACTATAACGTTTAAAGCGGAGCCATTTTTCAAACCTTCCTTTTTCTTGCAGAATATCTATTAGGGATTCATCTTTGTTTGATAGATGCGGTAGATTCTTTATATCCAACCAAGCTACACCTTTGAATGCATTAAATGCTTTGTGTAAATTAAACTGCATAATAGATAAGTACCAATATTTTTTGGTGGCACTCCAGCGAGCATTGAGTTCGGCTTTGAGTATTTCAATCAGTTGAATATCTTTTTCAAAGATAAAGCTAATAACTTGCTCGTTGCGGTGACTATCAACTTTTAGAATTATATTCTTCATTTTTATCCCCAATTAATCATAAGGGAAAAACTGTATCTATTTTTAATCAAACCTTAAATAAAATGACATGTTTTTTTAAATTTTATTCTACAGCTCCGCCCTTTCACTTACAGTTTTGTAAGCTAAAAAGAGCTTTTATGCAATGCCTGACAAGCATTTTACTTTGTCGATGTTACAAATGTAAAACAAAGATTAACAAAAATCAAGAGATAAAAATATTTTTTTCTTTTTTTAATTTTATTGTAAATAATCTATTTTAAAAATAAAATACTTTATTAAAAAAAATATCCGCTTTAAGCGGATATTTTTTTATGAATAGAATACTAATAAATTATTTAATTCCTAATTTCTTTTTTACTAGTGGTAATATATCATCTGCATCTTTAGGATAATATAGGAGTGAGCCGGTTCCTGTATCAAATATATAGGTATAACCATTTTCTTTAGATACATCTTCAATGGCTTTTTTAGCTTTGTCGATAATAGGTTTTAAGAGTTCTTGTTCTTTTTTCTGCAAATCTTGTTGTGCATTAGCTTGAAAAGTTTGAATACGTTGTTGCAATGAGGTTAGTTCTTCTTCTTTATTTTTTTTGATGAGATCGGTAAATGTATCCTTTTTTTCAAGGTATTCGTTGTATTTTTTCTCAAGCTCTTCTTGCATGGCTACTAATTGATCTTCTAATTGTTTTGAATAATCTTGTAATGTTTTTTGAGCTTGAGCCTTGTCTGGCATAGCATCTAATAAATCGTTAGAATTTAAGTGCCCAAACTTAACTTTTTGTTGCGAATATCCTGTTGCAACTAGTCCTGTAATAATAAGAATTAAAAATACTTTTTTCATAGTGCTTAATTTTTTTTTTGCAAAGATAATGATTTAATTTTTATATCCTAACTTTTTTAACACCTCATCGCTTTTATCGAGTTTAGGGTCGGTATAAAGCATATTAGCATTGCCAGCTGTATCAAAAATAATAGCATAATTTCCTTGTACGGCAATGTCTTTAATGGCGTTGAATACTTCATCTTGAATGGGTTTAACGAGTTCTTGACGTTTTTTGAATAAGTCGCCATCTTTACCAAAGTATTTTTTTTGAAGGTCTTTAGCTTCTTTTTCTTTGGCAATGATTTCATTTTCTCTTTTTGTTTTCATTTCTTCGGTTAAGAGTACTTTTTCGGCTTGAAAATCTTTGTACATTTTATCGACTTGTGCGTAAATGTTTTCGATTTCTTTTTGCCAATCGGCTGATATTTTATCGAGTTGAGCTTGTGCTGCTTGGTAAGCAGGAATGTTTTTTAAAATATAATCGGTATCCACGTATCCAAGTTTTTGGTTTTGTGAATACATGAGTCCTACTGTTAGTAGAACATAAGCTAAAGTAAAGATGATTTTTTTCATAGCTAAAACTATTTAAAGGTTAAAAATTCTGTCCTATAATAAAATGGAATTGGCTATGATTTTCTCCTGGTTGAACAGCATCGTCGAAGCCATAACCCCAGTCAACTCCTAATTTACCGAACATGGGTAAGAATATTCTAATACCAACACCTGCAGAGCGTTTTAAATCGAATGGATTAAATTCATTAAAGTTAGTAAAGCAGTTTCCACCTTCGGTGAAAGCTAATACATAGAAAGTAGCATTGGGGTTGAGTGAGAGGGGGTATCTTATTTCGAAGCTATACTTATTGTATATGTTACCTCCTTTTAGTGGAGTAATCGATCCATTGCCATATCCACGTAGAGCAATCGTTTCTTTACCATATAAATTATATGATATGAGGCCATCGCCGCCCATGTTGAATCCTTCGAAAGGAGAGAAACCGTAGTCTTTGTTATACATTGCTAAAAATCCAAATTCAATTTTGGAGTTTAGTATCAAATCTCCTGCCAATCTTGTTATAAAAGACGATTTAAATGACCATTTATGATATTCAATCCATTTATATTTTTCTTTATCAGTCAATGTAGAATAATCTTTGTTGCTTAATAGTGAATAAGGTGGTGTAAGCTGAACGCTCAATGATATATCGGAGCCTCTACGTGGATAAATGGGTTGATCGATGCTGCTACGTCCGAAAATGGTTCTAAAGCTTATATTTTTGCTATTTCCATCGGAGAATGAGAATAAATAACCGTATTTATAATTATTAAGTTGATAGTTTTGATAGCTAAGTTCATTGTATAGAGTAAAGAAATCGTCGGGCCATTTGAGTCTTCGACCAATACCGGTAGAAACGCCTAGTATATTCATAGCTTGTCTGTTTGCATCACCTCTGGCAATGCCATTTGATTGTACAATGTAATAGGTTGAGAGTGAAAGTGAATTGGGTTTTTTACCACCAAGCCAAGGTTCAACAAACGAAGCTGTGTACGATTGATAATAAATACCATTGGTTTGTGCTCGTAAACTTAATCGTTGTCCGTCGCCAGCGGGGAGGGGCGCCCAAACTTTTTTGTTAAAAATGTTTTTTATGCTAAAATTGTTAAAGGCGACACCTAAGGTACCGACAATCATACGAGCCCCCCAGCCTCCCGAGAGTTCGATTTGGTCGGATGGTTTTTCTTCGAGAATGTATTCTAAATCAACGGTTCCATCGGCTGGATTGGGGGTTGGTTTAACATCCATTTTTTCGGGATCGAAATATTGCAAAGCAGCTAATTCACGCATTGTACGCATAACATCGGAACGACTATATAATTGACCTGGTTTGGTGTATATTTCACGACGAATTACGTGTTCATTTGTTTTTGAGTTCCCTGTTATTTTAATATTATTTATGGTAGCTTGTTTGCCTTCATATACTCGTAGTTCTAAATCTATAGAGTCGTTTTCTATTTGAGTTTCAACAGGGGTAATGTTAAAAAACAGGTATCCATTATCTTGATATAGCGACAATATGCTGTTTTGGTCGGTAAACAATCTTTCTTCTAATAGTTTTTGGTCATAAACATCTCCCTTTTTTATAGCTAAGAAATGATTTAGTGTATCGGTGCTATATTTAGAGTTACCAACCCATTTTATGTTTCTGAAATAATACTTATTACCTGGTTCTATCCAAATTTTTATACCTAAGGTTTTGTCAGATGTGATGTAAACAGTATCTTTATTTATTCGAGCATCTCTATAGCCGAAACTGTTGAGTTTTTCTATTACTTTTTGTTTATCGTCGGAGTATTTGTCTTCGTAAAAACGTGAAGTTTTAAAAATTCTGTACCATTTTTTGACTTTAGTTTCTTTCATTGCAGAGCGAAGGTTGATGTATGGCGATGCTTTAAATATTAGCAATCGACTTCTATTTTGGCTTAACGATGCGTCAAAAAGTTTTTTGTTATTGATGATTTTGTCTCCTATAAATAGAATTTCACTTATTTTATATTTTTTGCCTTTTTCGACATTAAATGTAAGAATAATATGGTTGGCTAAAGCGGTATCGGGTATTTGACTAACGTTTACTTTGCAGTTGTAAAAGCCTTTTTCATAAAAGTGTTTACGAATAATGTATTTTGTGGTTGAGAGTGTATTTTCGGTAACTTGATTGCCTCTAACTAACCTAATTTTTTCGCGTAAATCATCAGCTTCGCCTTTACTAACGCCGTTAAATGAGAATTTACTAAGGCGTGGTCTTTCTTGAAGTTGAAAGGTTAAAAAGGCAGTTTTTCCTATAGTTTTATTTAAAACAACAGTTATATTTGAGAATAATCCTTGATCCCATAGTTTTTGTATGGCTTGTGTAATTTTATCGCCTGGAATATCGATGGAGTCTCCAACTTGTAAACCTGCAATGTTGGCTAAAACTCCTTCGTCGAGGTATTGAATTCCGCTAAATTGGATACCT includes:
- the bamA gene encoding outer membrane protein assembly factor BamA; translated protein: MKNSRWGIYIFILLLLNNVLLSQNETIDYESPQKFEIGGIQFSGIQYLDEGVLANIAGLQVGDSIDIPGDKITQAIQKLWDQGLFSNITVVLNKTIGKTAFLTFQLQERPRLSKFSFNGVSKGEADDLREKIRLVRGNQVTENTLSTTKYIIRKHFYEKGFYNCKVNVSQIPDTALANHIILTFNVEKGKKYKISEILFIGDKIINNKKLFDASLSQNRSRLLIFKASPYINLRSAMKETKVKKWYRIFKTSRFYEDKYSDDKQKVIEKLNSFGYRDARINKDTVYITSDKTLGIKIWIEPGNKYYFRNIKWVGNSKYSTDTLNHFLAIKKGDVYDQKLLEERLFTDQNSILSLYQDNGYLFFNITPVETQIENDSIDLELRVYEGKQATINNIKITGNSKTNEHVIRREIYTKPGQLYSRSDVMRTMRELAALQYFDPEKMDVKPTPNPADGTVDLEYILEEKPSDQIELSGGWGARMIVGTLGVAFNNFSIKNIFNKKVWAPLPAGDGQRLSLRAQTNGIYYQSYTASFVEPWLGGKKPNSLSLSTYYIVQSNGIARGDANRQAMNILGVSTGIGRRLKWPDDFFTLYNELSYQNYQLNNYKYGYLFSFSDGNSKNISFRTIFGRSSIDQPIYPRRGSDISLSVQLTPPYSLLSNKDYSTLTDKEKYKWIEYHKWSFKSSFITRLAGDLILNSKIEFGFLAMYNKDYGFSPFEGFNMGGDGLISYNLYGKETIALRGYGNGSITPLKGGNIYNKYSFEIRYPLSLNPNATFYVLAFTEGGNCFTNFNEFNPFDLKRSAGVGIRIFLPMFGKLGVDWGYGFDDAVQPGENHSQFHFIIGQNF
- a CDS encoding OmpH family outer membrane protein yields the protein MKKIIFTLAYVLLTVGLMYSQNQKLGYVDTDYILKNIPAYQAAQAQLDKISADWQKEIENIYAQVDKMYKDFQAEKVLLTEEMKTKRENEIIAKEKEAKDLQKKYFGKDGDLFKKRQELVKPIQDEVFNAIKDIAVQGNYAIIFDTAGNANMLYTDPKLDKSDEVLKKLGYKN
- a CDS encoding site-specific integrase; translation: MKNIILKVDSHRNEQVISFIFEKDIQLIEILKAELNARWSATKKYWYLSIMQFNLHKAFNAFKGVAWLDIKNLPHLSNKDESLIDILQEKGRFEKWLRFKRYSPNTIKTYTDALDVFLNYFDYKPVLELTNDDVVLFVNQYILKHNYSFSCQNQVVNTLKLYFREIRQSKIEVEKLQRPRREHKLPNVLSKEEVKAILQAPANIKHRTMLSLIYACGLRRSELLNLKIGDVDSKRHMLIIRNSKGYKDRQVPISDKTIEMLREYYKMYRPKIWLFEGQKEGDQYSEQSLQSVLKQALSKSNIRKPVTLHWLRHSYATHLLESGTDLRFIQELLGHKSSKTTEIYTHVSEKRLQKIKSPFDNL
- a CDS encoding OmpH family outer membrane protein; this encodes MKKVFLILIITGLVATGYSQQKVKFGHLNSNDLLDAMPDKAQAQKTLQDYSKQLEDQLVAMQEELEKKYNEYLEKKDTFTDLIKKNKEEELTSLQQRIQTFQANAQQDLQKKEQELLKPIIDKAKKAIEDVSKENGYTYIFDTGTGSLLYYPKDADDILPLVKKKLGIK